In Nymphaea colorata isolate Beijing-Zhang1983 chromosome 5, ASM883128v2, whole genome shotgun sequence, one genomic interval encodes:
- the LOC116254631 gene encoding laccase-17-like, whose translation MLVVTPGQTMNVLLKTKPYSPSTTFLMAARPHVTGPATFDNSTTVGLLQYKTKKGRHYISPPASSNFSFIMPSLPAFNDTNPVTNFSMKLRSLASEQFPAKVPLKVDMRFFFTVGLGTRPCASNQTCQGPNGSMLSAAVNNISFVLPTTALLQAHYSGQSAGVYKPDFPSQPLIPFNYTGTPPNNTVVIKDTKVVVLKCNTSVELVMQDTGILGAESHPFHLHGFNFFVVGQGVGNYDPINDPANFNLVDPVERNTYSVPSGGWTAIRFLADNPGAWLMHCHLDIHLSWGLGMAWVVLDGELPGQKLQPPPSDLPKCWS comes from the exons ATGCTCGTTGTAACACCGGGACAGACGATGAATGTGCTCCTCAAAACCAAGCCATATAGCCCCAGCACCACATTCCTCATGGCAGCCAGACCTCATGTGACCGGTCCGGCGACCTTCGACAACTCCACCACGGTGGGTCTTCTCCAATACAAAACCAAGAAGGGCCGCCATTACATCTCTCCTCCTGCTTCTTCAAATTTCTCGTTCATAATGCCCAGTCTTCCCGCTTTCAACGACACCAACCCCGTGACCAACTTTAGCATGAAGCTGAGAAGCTTAGCGAGCGAGCAGTTTCCGGCGAAGGTGCCTCTGAAAGTCGACATGCGCTTCTTCTTTACGGTTGGCCTCGGCACCCGTCCATGCGCCAGCAACCAGACATGTCAAGGACCAAATGGCTCCATGCTTTCAGCCGCCGTTAACAACATCTCCTTCGTTCTCCCCACCACCGCGCTGCTCCAAGCGCATTACTCCGGCCAGTCCGCCGGAGTTTACAAACCGGATTTTCCTAGCCAGCCTCTCATTCCGTTCAATTACACCGGAACTCCCCCCAACAACACCGTGGTGATCAAGGACACCAAAGTGGTGGTGTTGAAATGCAACACCAGCGTGGAGCTTGTGATGCAGGACACAGGCATCCTTGGTGCAGAGAGCCATCCCTTCCATCTCCAtggcttcaatttctttgtggTGGGGCAAGGTGTTGGGAACTATGATCCAATCAATGATCCCGCCAATTTTAATTTGGTCGATCCAGTTGAACGCAATACGTACTCAGTGCCAAGTGGAGGATGGACTGCAATTCGATTTCTTGCAGATAATCCAG GGGCATGGCTAATGCACTGCCATTTGGATATCCACCTGAGTTGGGGCCTGGGCATGGCGTGGGTGGTGCTGGATGGAGAACTGCCGGGCCAGAAGCTGCAGCCGCCGCCGTCCGATCTTCCAAAGTGTTGGTCCTGA